In Gammaproteobacteria bacterium, one DNA window encodes the following:
- a CDS encoding undecaprenyl-diphosphate phosphatase: MSVWEAVLLGVVQGLTEFLPVSSSGHLVVGQALLGIELPGVAFEVAVHFATLVSVLVAYRRRVGALILGSVRLDPGTWRYIGLIALANVPAAAVYFLLGDVVEAAFETPAAAGVAFLVTGGVLWSARAAMRRATPQPAPFPGARGLGVAMLIGVAQAFALLPGISRSGSTVVAALWLGVESDDAAEFSFLMSVPAILGAALLQLVDAGATAPALGTAPLAFGAVAAATTGLVAIRIFLAALRARSFHRFAPYPWVLGLLFLGYLWIG, encoded by the coding sequence GTGAGCGTCTGGGAAGCCGTCCTGCTGGGTGTGGTCCAGGGGTTGACCGAGTTCCTCCCGGTCTCCAGTTCAGGGCACCTGGTCGTCGGCCAGGCGCTGCTCGGAATCGAACTTCCCGGTGTTGCCTTCGAGGTCGCCGTGCACTTCGCGACGCTGGTGTCGGTGCTGGTCGCATACCGGCGGCGCGTGGGTGCGCTCATCCTCGGGTCGGTCCGGCTGGACCCCGGGACGTGGCGCTACATCGGGCTCATCGCCCTCGCCAACGTGCCGGCGGCAGCGGTCTATTTTCTCCTGGGGGATGTCGTGGAGGCGGCGTTCGAGACGCCGGCCGCGGCGGGCGTGGCGTTCCTGGTCACGGGCGGGGTGCTGTGGAGCGCACGCGCGGCGATGCGGCGCGCGACGCCGCAGCCTGCACCGTTCCCGGGCGCGCGCGGGCTGGGCGTCGCGATGCTCATCGGGGTCGCCCAGGCATTCGCGCTCCTTCCGGGCATCTCGCGCTCGGGTTCCACTGTGGTGGCGGCCCTCTGGCTGGGCGTCGAGTCCGACGACGCGGCCGAGTTCTCGTTCCTGATGTCTGTGCCCGCCATACTCGGAGCCGCCCTCCTTCAGCTCGTGGACGCCGGGGCCACGGCGCCGGCCCTCGGCACCGCGCCGCTCGCATTCGGGGCGGTGGCGGCCGCCACGACCGGTCTGGTTGCCATCAGGATCTTCCTGGCCGCGCTGCGCGCCCGTTCGTTCCACCGCTTCGCCCCGTACCCCTGGGTTCTGGGGCTGCTCTTCCTCGGGTACCTGTGGATCGGGTAG
- the miaA gene encoding tRNA (adenosine(37)-N6)-dimethylallyltransferase MiaA: protein MAAPEFLAIIGATTTGKTALSLAVAEALDGEVISMDSRQIYRGMDIGTDKVAGGIRARIPHHGVDIRDPDESYSAGEFARDAVRWMSRIRARGRVPVLAGGTGFFLKALVEPLFEEPKLDPGRVARLRRFLAQRGLEELERWVRVLDPERARLAVAGGIQRIERTLEVTLLTGRPLSWWHRTAQANAPAAEGMVVVLELPRDELYGRINERVSTMAERGMIEEVRVLAARGYGADDPGMSGTGYREILGHLEGRLGLEEALDATRRATRGYARRQLTWFRNQLPPDAVRIDGLKPLETQCAEVLGAWRARGGAGRETRDR, encoded by the coding sequence TTGGCCGCACCTGAGTTCCTCGCCATCATCGGCGCGACCACCACGGGCAAGACCGCGCTCTCGCTGGCGGTCGCCGAGGCGCTGGACGGCGAGGTGATCTCCATGGACTCGCGACAGATCTACCGCGGCATGGATATCGGCACCGACAAGGTGGCCGGCGGCATCCGCGCCCGCATCCCGCATCACGGCGTCGACATCCGGGATCCGGACGAATCCTACAGCGCCGGCGAGTTTGCCCGCGACGCCGTCCGCTGGATGAGCCGAATCCGCGCGCGCGGCCGGGTGCCGGTACTGGCGGGAGGCACCGGCTTCTTTCTGAAGGCTCTCGTGGAACCCCTCTTCGAGGAGCCGAAACTGGACCCGGGTCGGGTGGCGCGCCTGCGCCGTTTCCTTGCGCAGCGCGGGCTGGAAGAGCTGGAGCGCTGGGTGCGCGTGCTGGATCCGGAACGAGCCCGGCTAGCAGTCGCGGGCGGGATCCAGCGCATCGAGCGCACCCTCGAAGTGACCCTGCTCACGGGCCGCCCGCTGTCGTGGTGGCACCGAACCGCGCAGGCGAACGCTCCGGCCGCCGAGGGCATGGTCGTGGTGCTGGAACTTCCGCGCGACGAACTCTACGGCCGGATCAACGAGCGCGTGAGCACGATGGCCGAGCGGGGAATGATCGAAGAAGTCCGAGTCCTCGCGGCTCGCGGCTACGGGGCGGACGATCCCGGGATGTCCGGCACAGGCTATCGCGAGATCCTCGGACACCTGGAGGGACGTCTTGGCCTCGAGGAGGCTCTGGACGCGACCCGGCGCGCAACCCGTGGCTACGCCCGCCGGCAGCTCACCTGGTTCCGCAACCAGTTGCCCCCGGACGCAGTCAGAATCGATGGCCTGAAGCCGCTTGAAACTCAATGCGCCGAGGTGCTGGGGGCCTGGCGGGCGCGGGGCGGCGCCGGCCGTGAGACGCGGGACCGGTGA
- the mutL gene encoding DNA mismatch repair endonuclease MutL, which translates to MTPPARPIQVLPDSVANQIAAGEVVERPASVVKELVENALDAGAAHIRVEVERGGRQRIRVIDDGAGMGRQDAIMCLERHATSKITNARELRGVASFGFRGEALPSIAAVTRLTLETCDESRAGTRIRATGGTITSVDDHARARGTTLEAANLFFNAPARRRFLKSGSAETRVVAAELTSLALAHPEVAFTLTSDGRTLIDLPADPGPARRVGRLWGRDARASMFGFAGTGKVGRVGGLLQRPDQARPGPRRTYLFVGGRPFRDKGLRDTVRRAYRTTIREAVRPWFFLYLDLPAGEVDVNVHPAKLEVRFRDRTAVEGFIEDEIRRALAGEESAATLDAPGESHDTASGAQNPAPESSPSSAPPVGDGAGTARVRESAKYAPGTADRSSDPSSESAKAQIALFASGAPAAADAARPLAPAEEVPVEPARLWQLHGTYILVEVRGGMMMIDQHSAHERILFQELMEAFGKGGQPGQRLLFPITLTLPPAEYQHVEPLFGMFARAGFEVDGFGGNSIIVHAVPNPHPYFDAERCLREMIGELTHGSELVRAARNQHERIAMTFACKGAIKAGRELAQEEMRELIDRLFATDLPHHDVHGRPTAVRLSLSELERRFGRT; encoded by the coding sequence GTGACGCCGCCCGCCCGCCCCATCCAGGTGCTTCCGGACTCGGTGGCGAACCAGATCGCCGCCGGCGAGGTCGTCGAGCGTCCGGCGTCGGTCGTGAAGGAGCTTGTCGAGAATGCCCTGGACGCCGGCGCCGCGCACATCCGGGTCGAGGTGGAGCGGGGCGGGAGGCAGCGCATCCGCGTGATCGACGACGGGGCCGGCATGGGGCGCCAGGATGCGATCATGTGCCTCGAGCGCCACGCCACCAGCAAGATCACGAACGCCCGCGAGCTGCGCGGGGTCGCGAGCTTCGGATTCCGCGGCGAGGCGCTGCCCTCGATCGCGGCGGTAACGCGGCTGACGCTCGAGACCTGCGACGAGTCGCGCGCGGGCACCCGCATTCGGGCGACCGGCGGGACCATCACCAGCGTCGACGATCACGCGCGCGCCCGCGGCACCACCCTGGAGGCGGCCAACCTCTTCTTCAACGCGCCCGCGCGCAGACGCTTTCTGAAGAGCGGATCCGCGGAAACCCGGGTGGTGGCCGCCGAACTCACGTCGCTCGCCCTGGCCCATCCCGAGGTCGCGTTCACCCTCACCTCCGACGGGCGCACGCTGATTGATCTGCCGGCAGACCCCGGCCCCGCGCGCCGGGTCGGCCGGCTGTGGGGCAGAGACGCCCGCGCCTCCATGTTCGGGTTCGCGGGGACGGGGAAGGTCGGCCGGGTTGGCGGCCTCCTCCAGCGCCCCGACCAGGCACGTCCCGGCCCGCGCCGCACCTACCTTTTCGTGGGCGGCCGACCGTTCCGGGACAAGGGCCTGAGGGACACGGTACGCCGGGCCTACCGCACCACCATTCGGGAGGCCGTGCGCCCCTGGTTCTTTCTCTACCTCGACCTCCCTGCCGGTGAGGTCGACGTGAACGTGCACCCGGCCAAGCTGGAGGTGCGCTTCCGCGACCGGACCGCTGTGGAAGGCTTCATCGAGGACGAAATCCGGCGCGCGCTCGCGGGTGAGGAAAGCGCCGCCACGCTCGACGCTCCCGGCGAGTCCCACGACACGGCTTCGGGCGCGCAGAACCCGGCGCCGGAATCGAGCCCGTCCTCCGCTCCGCCGGTTGGCGATGGCGCAGGCACGGCCAGGGTGCGCGAGTCGGCGAAGTACGCTCCCGGGACGGCGGACCGGTCGTCCGACCCATCCTCCGAATCCGCCAAAGCGCAGATCGCGCTCTTCGCCAGCGGGGCGCCCGCGGCCGCCGATGCAGCCAGGCCGCTCGCTCCGGCCGAGGAAGTTCCCGTGGAACCCGCGCGCCTCTGGCAGCTTCACGGGACCTACATCCTCGTCGAAGTGCGCGGTGGGATGATGATGATCGACCAGCACTCCGCCCACGAACGCATCCTCTTCCAGGAGCTGATGGAGGCCTTCGGCAAGGGCGGGCAGCCCGGCCAGCGCCTGCTGTTCCCGATCACCCTGACCCTGCCGCCGGCCGAATACCAGCACGTCGAGCCGCTGTTTGGCATGTTCGCCCGGGCGGGCTTCGAGGTCGACGGGTTCGGGGGCAACTCGATCATCGTGCACGCGGTTCCGAACCCGCATCCATACTTCGACGCCGAGCGGTGTCTGCGCGAGATGATCGGCGAGCTGACCCACGGCTCGGAACTGGTGCGCGCCGCCCGCAACCAGCACGAGCGCATCGCGATGACCTTCGCCTGCAAGGGCGCCATCAAGGCCGGCCGGGAGCTGGCGCAGGAGGAGATGCGGGAGTTGATCGATCGGCTCTTCGCCACCGATCTCCCGCATCACGACGTGCATGGGCGTCCGACCGCCGTGCGCCTGTCCCTGTCGGAGCTGGAGCGCCGCTTTGGCCGCACCTGA
- a CDS encoding TatD family hydrolase, which yields MLFESHCHLTDRRFDADRVETIERARAAGVGAIVSIASSVTDAERVAELTRAHRLVWGTAGVHPHEAGRAGPDDVRRVAELLDASSRLVAVGETGLDYHYDFCPRDRQRDLFRAHARLAAETGLPLVVHSRSADDDTRAVIDEFRGAARGVLHCFTGGMRLLEEALDAGWHISFTGLVTFRNFDGQEALRAVPSDRLMIETDSPYLAPVPHRGRRNEPAWVARVRDGVADVRGESPEEVERYTARNALRFFGLQPAQAEGRVEHSSAAQ from the coding sequence ATGCTGTTCGAATCCCACTGCCATCTGACCGACCGGCGCTTCGACGCCGACCGGGTCGAGACCATCGAGCGGGCGCGCGCCGCCGGGGTGGGGGCGATCGTCTCCATCGCATCCTCGGTGACGGACGCGGAGCGGGTGGCGGAGCTCACGCGGGCGCACCGGCTGGTGTGGGGGACGGCGGGCGTACATCCCCACGAGGCGGGACGGGCCGGCCCGGACGACGTGCGGCGGGTGGCGGAACTGCTGGATGCCTCCTCGCGCCTTGTCGCGGTCGGCGAGACCGGCCTGGACTACCACTACGACTTCTGTCCGCGCGACCGCCAGCGCGACCTGTTCCGCGCCCATGCCCGCCTGGCAGCCGAGACCGGGCTGCCGCTGGTGGTGCACTCGCGGTCGGCGGATGACGACACCCGCGCGGTGATCGATGAGTTCAGGGGCGCGGCACGAGGGGTGCTCCACTGCTTCACCGGCGGGATGCGGCTGCTCGAAGAAGCGCTCGACGCCGGCTGGCACATCTCGTTCACCGGGCTCGTCACCTTCAGGAACTTCGACGGCCAGGAAGCTCTGCGGGCGGTGCCCTCGGACCGTCTCATGATCGAGACCGACTCGCCCTACCTGGCGCCCGTGCCGCATCGGGGCCGGCGCAACGAGCCCGCCTGGGTGGCGCGGGTGCGGGACGGCGTGGCGGATGTGCGGGGTGAGAGCCCGGAAGAGGTGGAGCGCTACACCGCCCGCAACGCCCTCCGATTCTTCGGCCTGCAACCCGCGCAAGCAGAGGGCCGCGTCGAGCACTCGTCGGCCGCGCAGTGA
- the secF gene encoding protein translocase subunit SecF translates to MRLFGNARYRFIEARRKAYVFSAVVLVIALASMVANIVVIGSWQNYGVDFTGGSLVQVRFDETMDAAELRSALGGAQAPPITSIGNEGNEFVIRAPLAEDREVEAVALEIRGQIQGAFPNSDIEVVRTELVGPKIGAELQQKAALAILFSFALTLIYLAIRFEFRFGVAAVIATVHDSLITLGFLALFRVEIALPTVAAILTIIGYSLNDTIVVFDRVRENLNAKGGRREDPVALVNRSINETLPRTVLTSGTTLGVLMALLIFGGAVIRDFTTVLILGVLVGTYSSIFVASPALLEIQRRWGTKDLVEAQRGGPRGPVGRTPPSRRPGKRKKRGRKGRKVAGARA, encoded by the coding sequence ATGAGACTCTTCGGAAACGCGCGATACCGCTTCATCGAGGCGCGCAGGAAGGCCTACGTCTTCTCGGCCGTGGTACTCGTCATCGCGCTGGCGTCGATGGTGGCGAACATTGTGGTCATCGGCAGCTGGCAGAACTACGGCGTGGACTTCACGGGCGGCTCGCTGGTGCAGGTGCGCTTCGACGAGACGATGGACGCCGCGGAGCTGCGGTCCGCGCTGGGCGGCGCCCAGGCCCCTCCAATCACCAGCATCGGCAACGAAGGAAACGAGTTCGTGATCCGCGCCCCGCTGGCCGAGGACCGGGAGGTGGAGGCGGTGGCGCTGGAGATACGCGGGCAGATCCAGGGCGCCTTCCCGAATAGCGATATCGAGGTGGTCCGCACCGAACTGGTTGGCCCCAAGATCGGCGCGGAACTCCAGCAGAAGGCGGCGCTCGCGATCCTGTTCTCGTTCGCACTGACCCTCATCTATCTGGCCATCCGCTTCGAATTCCGCTTCGGCGTGGCGGCTGTCATCGCGACCGTCCACGACAGCCTCATCACGCTGGGCTTCCTGGCGCTCTTCCGGGTCGAGATCGCACTTCCGACGGTGGCGGCCATTCTGACCATCATCGGGTATTCGCTCAACGACACGATCGTAGTATTCGACCGGGTGCGGGAGAACCTGAACGCGAAGGGCGGCCGCCGCGAGGACCCGGTGGCGCTCGTCAACCGGTCGATCAACGAGACCCTTCCGAGGACGGTGCTCACCTCCGGCACGACGCTCGGGGTGCTGATGGCTCTGCTCATCTTCGGGGGCGCGGTGATCCGCGACTTCACCACCGTGTTGATTCTCGGGGTCCTGGTCGGGACCTACTCCTCGATCTTCGTCGCCTCGCCGGCGCTGCTGGAGATCCAGAGGCGCTGGGGCACGAAGGATCTGGTCGAAGCGCAGCGCGGAGGCCCGAGAGGGCCGGTGGGCAGAACCCCGCCGTCTCGGCGGCCCGGGAAGAGAAAGAAGCGAGGCAGGAAAGGGCGGAAGGTCGCTGGCGCTCGCGCCTGA
- the secD gene encoding protein translocase subunit SecD translates to MLKSLRGRIIFIAVILGICGYYIYANGLKLGLDLQGGMHLVVEIDDPDGTLTDEARADAIDRAETVLRTRIDELGVEEPLIQKVGSDRIIVELAGISDENQAKDVIRRAAFLEFKLVRSWVDFAPDLPRIDRVIVATLGADSLSSLGRDVQAPTSSIEELLFGAASEEGDSAAAEEGGAEAGEDAAVDAEGEQVAQDDAAEAAEDDSAVLSPFTALLNQGSEDGVYLVAEEDVEAAELFLSIPEVQRAMPRDISLQWGMDPVGLTGRIYRQLYVLNEDAFITGQMLENAVSARDQQFNTPQVQFELSRRGGRRFAEVTGQNVGEFLAIVLDGEVVSAPVIRDRIGARGQIELGGSTLQEASDLALVLRAGALPAPLRIMEERTVGPSLGQDSVDQGRIAGMIGLVLVVLIMCTYYRVAGILSVFALGVYVVLVLGGLAMFGATLTVPGIAGLILSVGMAVDANVLIFERIREELDAGRAVRTAVEDGFGNALSAIVDANLTTLITALILFQFGTGPVRGFAVTLSIGILASFFTALYVTRSFFFMYLSRKRATDPISI, encoded by the coding sequence ATGCTGAAGTCTCTTCGTGGCCGGATCATCTTCATCGCCGTGATCCTCGGGATCTGCGGCTACTACATCTACGCCAACGGCCTGAAGCTGGGACTCGATCTGCAGGGCGGCATGCACCTGGTGGTCGAGATCGACGACCCGGACGGCACCCTCACCGACGAGGCGCGCGCCGACGCCATCGACCGCGCCGAGACGGTCCTGCGCACGCGCATCGACGAACTCGGGGTCGAGGAGCCGCTCATCCAGAAGGTGGGCAGCGACCGCATCATCGTCGAACTCGCGGGCATCAGCGACGAGAATCAGGCCAAGGACGTCATCCGGCGCGCCGCCTTCCTCGAGTTCAAGCTGGTGCGCTCGTGGGTGGATTTCGCCCCCGATCTTCCGCGCATCGACCGCGTGATCGTCGCAACCCTGGGGGCCGATTCGCTGAGCAGCCTTGGCCGCGACGTGCAGGCCCCGACATCCTCGATCGAGGAACTGCTCTTCGGCGCCGCGTCGGAAGAAGGAGATTCCGCGGCAGCCGAGGAAGGCGGAGCCGAGGCCGGGGAGGATGCCGCCGTGGATGCGGAGGGCGAGCAGGTCGCCCAGGATGACGCTGCCGAGGCCGCGGAGGACGATTCCGCCGTCTTGAGCCCGTTCACCGCGCTCCTCAACCAGGGCAGCGAGGACGGCGTCTACCTGGTGGCAGAAGAGGACGTGGAGGCGGCGGAGCTGTTCCTGAGCATCCCGGAGGTCCAGCGCGCCATGCCGCGCGACATTTCCCTCCAGTGGGGCATGGATCCCGTCGGCCTCACCGGCAGGATCTATCGCCAGCTGTATGTCCTGAACGAGGACGCCTTCATTACCGGCCAGATGCTCGAGAACGCGGTTTCCGCGCGCGATCAACAGTTCAATACGCCGCAGGTGCAGTTCGAGCTGTCCCGCCGGGGAGGCCGCCGCTTCGCCGAAGTGACCGGGCAGAACGTCGGCGAGTTCCTCGCCATCGTGCTCGACGGCGAGGTGGTGAGCGCCCCGGTCATCCGCGACCGCATCGGCGCGCGCGGTCAGATCGAGCTCGGCGGCTCGACCCTGCAGGAGGCGAGCGACCTCGCCCTGGTGCTGCGCGCCGGCGCCCTGCCCGCTCCGCTGCGCATCATGGAAGAGCGCACGGTCGGCCCCTCCCTCGGTCAGGACTCGGTGGACCAGGGGCGCATAGCCGGGATGATCGGTCTCGTTCTGGTGGTCCTGATCATGTGCACCTACTACCGCGTTGCCGGCATCCTCTCGGTGTTCGCACTGGGCGTGTACGTGGTCCTGGTGCTGGGCGGCCTGGCCATGTTCGGGGCGACGCTGACCGTGCCGGGCATCGCGGGGCTCATCCTCTCGGTCGGCATGGCGGTGGATGCCAACGTGCTCATCTTCGAACGCATCCGGGAGGAACTTGATGCCGGAAGGGCCGTGCGCACCGCGGTCGAGGACGGCTTCGGCAACGCCTTGTCGGCGATCGTGGACGCCAACCTCACGACCCTGATCACGGCGCTGATCCTGTTCCAGTTCGGCACCGGGCCCGTGCGCGGCTTCGCCGTCACGCTCTCCATCGGGATTCTGGCTTCCTTCTTCACCGCGCTCTACGTGACGCGCAGCTTTTTCTTCATGTACCTGTCCCGGAAGAGGGCCACGGATCCCATCAGCATCTGA
- a CDS encoding RagB/SusD family nutrient uptake outer membrane protein — protein MKGGLLFLLLTLFLGACDLSVTLPGETPADALDDPSAAPLLTVSAQGAFECAYTQYALLSGLVSGEFMGSQTFLGQVPYQRRDVRPLDASFATSGCGSSTSLHTPLAQARFIADDAINRISGFSDGDVPNRSSLLATNALYAGYSYTTFAEGWCSAAFDLGPELQPAAVFELAKERFSMALESPDADIRNAAYMGRARAQMSLGQTAGALADARAVPEGFEFFITRSTAASVRENKVFNRNHIEQAVSVDPAFWNLEWAGMPDPRVHVTDQGILGQDGLTPMWFQQKYTSRDAEIRLASYTEARLIVAEVEGGAAAVAIINELLEEAGLPGNFASMNAQEIQEQVQEQRRRELFVEGHRMAVLRRLGRITQFTSGSHPYVGDAYGGMECFPLPDTERNGNPNIT, from the coding sequence ATGAAGGGAGGACTTCTCTTCCTGTTGCTCACCCTCTTCCTGGGAGCGTGCGACCTGTCGGTGACGCTCCCCGGGGAAACGCCGGCCGACGCCCTGGACGATCCCTCGGCCGCGCCATTGCTCACCGTAAGCGCGCAGGGGGCCTTCGAGTGCGCCTACACACAGTACGCGCTGCTCTCCGGGCTGGTCTCGGGCGAGTTCATGGGTTCACAGACCTTCCTGGGCCAGGTCCCCTATCAGCGCAGGGACGTGCGTCCCCTGGATGCGTCGTTCGCCACCTCCGGATGCGGAAGTTCGACTTCGCTGCACACGCCGCTCGCGCAGGCCCGTTTCATCGCGGATGACGCCATCAACCGCATCAGCGGGTTCTCCGACGGCGACGTGCCGAACCGCTCGTCGCTCCTGGCCACCAACGCGCTCTACGCCGGCTACAGCTATACGACGTTCGCCGAGGGATGGTGCAGCGCGGCCTTCGATCTCGGGCCCGAACTGCAGCCCGCGGCAGTCTTCGAACTCGCCAAGGAGCGCTTCAGCATGGCCCTGGAGTCGCCGGATGCCGACATTCGCAACGCGGCGTACATGGGCCGGGCTCGAGCCCAGATGAGCCTGGGACAAACTGCGGGCGCGCTCGCCGACGCCCGCGCGGTTCCAGAGGGATTCGAGTTCTTCATCACCCGTTCCACCGCCGCGAGCGTGCGCGAGAACAAGGTTTTCAACCGCAATCACATCGAGCAGGCGGTCTCGGTGGACCCCGCCTTCTGGAACCTCGAGTGGGCAGGCATGCCCGATCCGAGGGTTCACGTAACGGATCAGGGGATTCTCGGGCAGGACGGGCTCACGCCGATGTGGTTCCAGCAGAAGTATACCAGCCGGGACGCGGAGATCCGGCTCGCCAGCTACACCGAAGCACGTCTGATCGTCGCCGAGGTGGAAGGGGGCGCGGCCGCCGTCGCCATCATCAACGAGCTGCTCGAGGAGGCGGGGCTGCCCGGCAACTTCGCGAGCATGAACGCGCAGGAGATCCAGGAGCAGGTGCAGGAGCAGCGCCGTCGCGAGCTCTTCGTGGAGGGACATCGCATGGCCGTGCTGCGCCGACTTGGCAGGATCACGCAGTTCACCAGCGGATCGCACCCCTACGTGGGCGACGCCTACGGCGGAATGGAGTGCTTCCCGCTGCCCGACACGGAACGGAACGGGAACCCTAACATCACCTGA
- a CDS encoding TonB-dependent receptor, translated as MYDRGLQSTFDYNVTASFDLTADITSATSFGAQYFTKESLTLLSRGDELPNSAVSTVGAAARTRGDEDFVETKSAGLFIQETIGWRDQLYVTAALRGDAHSAFGETFNAVYYPKLSASWVLSDTDFWNVGFAESFRLRAAWGKSGLQPDAFAAVRTYSPTTGPGDEPALLPGNLGNPDLKPEVGTELELGFDAGLFSDRLGIEFTYYNQTTRDAILADLVAPSLGFPGSRFINVGEVNNKGIELTLNTQVIRTPGMSFDLGATAAYNDNLLVSLGEGRERIQADTRGRFQHRVGYPLGGYWSKYIASARWDPNNPTRLIDVMCEGPDPSRAPTPCSQAPFHYLGPPGPVWQGSFTQSLALPNLGLTLNALWNYTWESRRFSTTTWQRDRNTRNTERAQLYLMGTLDPIQAAEIQTFDIEHPWMERDDHLRLRELSLTYELPGDFVEGYGVSRAAITLSGRNIWTPWVHESFSQPGLDPETRRTRDNPWGWQQTQAPLPHSFLLSFRVRF; from the coding sequence ATATACGACCGCGGACTTCAGTCCACGTTCGACTACAACGTCACGGCCAGCTTCGATCTCACCGCGGACATCACTTCGGCGACGTCCTTCGGAGCCCAGTACTTCACCAAGGAAAGCCTCACGCTTCTGTCGCGCGGGGACGAGCTTCCCAACTCGGCGGTTTCCACTGTGGGGGCGGCGGCGCGCACACGGGGTGACGAGGACTTCGTCGAGACCAAGAGCGCCGGGCTCTTCATCCAGGAGACGATCGGCTGGCGGGACCAGCTGTATGTGACCGCAGCGCTCCGCGGCGACGCCCACAGCGCCTTCGGGGAGACCTTCAACGCGGTCTACTATCCGAAGTTGAGCGCCTCGTGGGTGCTGAGCGACACCGACTTCTGGAACGTAGGCTTCGCCGAGAGCTTCCGCCTGCGCGCGGCGTGGGGCAAGTCCGGCCTGCAGCCGGACGCCTTCGCGGCGGTGCGCACCTATTCGCCGACCACCGGCCCCGGCGACGAGCCCGCCCTTCTGCCCGGCAACCTGGGCAACCCCGACCTCAAGCCCGAGGTCGGCACCGAACTCGAGCTGGGCTTCGACGCGGGTCTCTTCTCCGACCGCCTGGGCATCGAGTTCACGTACTACAACCAGACCACCCGCGACGCGATTCTGGCCGACCTGGTCGCGCCCTCGCTGGGTTTCCCGGGCTCCCGCTTCATCAACGTCGGAGAAGTCAACAACAAGGGCATCGAGCTCACCCTGAACACCCAGGTCATCCGGACTCCGGGCATGAGCTTCGACCTCGGGGCGACCGCCGCCTACAACGACAACCTGCTGGTCTCGCTCGGCGAAGGCCGGGAGCGCATCCAGGCCGACACCCGGGGCCGCTTCCAGCACCGCGTCGGGTATCCTCTCGGGGGGTACTGGAGCAAGTACATCGCTTCGGCCCGCTGGGACCCGAACAATCCGACACGGCTGATCGACGTCATGTGCGAGGGGCCGGACCCCTCCCGCGCGCCCACTCCTTGCTCCCAGGCGCCGTTCCACTATCTCGGGCCGCCCGGACCCGTCTGGCAGGGATCGTTCACCCAGTCCCTCGCGCTTCCCAACCTGGGACTCACGCTGAACGCGCTCTGGAACTACACCTGGGAGAGCCGGCGCTTCAGCACGACCACCTGGCAGCGCGACCGCAACACCCGCAACACCGAGCGCGCCCAGCTCTATCTCATGGGCACCCTTGACCCGATCCAGGCCGCGGAAATCCAGACCTTCGACATCGAGCACCCCTGGATGGAGAGGGACGATCACCTCCGCCTGCGCGAACTCTCCCTTACCTACGAGCTTCCCGGTGACTTCGTCGAAGGGTACGGCGTTTCCCGGGCCGCAATCACCCTGAGCGGGCGAAACATCTGGACCCCGTGGGTCCACGAGAGCTTCAGCCAGCCCGGGCTCGACCCCGAGACGCGCCGCACGCGGGACAATCCCTGGGGCTGGCAGCAGACCCAGGCGCCGCTCCCGCACAGCTTCCTCCTGTCCTTCAGGGTCAGGTTCTGA